A genomic region of Eucalyptus grandis isolate ANBG69807.140 chromosome 5, ASM1654582v1, whole genome shotgun sequence contains the following coding sequences:
- the LOC104443635 gene encoding uncharacterized protein LOC104443635 yields MRRSSSAPRVSDEAPSPPPTLPTTTSQSRCSRTGEPDDDRREQQLPTCDPLSHAARKERSRLRSAENAVHGIPVLLVLCAFVLWFFSSPGSEF; encoded by the exons ATGCGGCGGTCGTCGAGCGCTCCGCGAGTCTCCGACGAGGCTccttcgccgccgccgacgcTGCCGACGACGACTTCGCAGTCGCGATGCTCGAGGACCGGGGAGCCAGACGACGACCGGCGGGAGCAGCAGCTGCCGACGTGCGATCCGCTATCGCACGCGGCGAGGAAGGAGCGGTCGCGCCTCAGGTCGGCGGAGAACGCCGTCCACGGGATCCCTGTGTTGCTGGTCCTCTGCGCGTTCGTCCTCTGGTTCTTCTCCAGTCCAG GATCCGAGTTCTGA
- the LOC104443636 gene encoding GTP-binding protein YPTM2, producing the protein MNPEYDYLFKLLLIGDSGVGKSCLLLRFADDSYLESYISTIGVDFKIRTVEQDGKTIKLQIWDTAGQERFRTITSSYYRGAHGIIVVYDVTDQESFNNVKQWLSEIDRYASENVNKLLVGNKCDLTAQKVVSYETAKAFADEIGIPFMETSAKNATNVEQAFMAMAAAIKNRMASQPAMNNARPPTVNIRGQPVNQKAGCCSS; encoded by the exons ATGAATCCGGAATA TGACTATTTGTTTAAGCTTTTACTCATTGGAGATTCTGGTGTCGGCAAATCCTGTCTGCTCCTTAGGTTTGCT GATGACTCATATTTAGAGAGCTACATCAGCACCATTGGAGTGGACTTT AAAATCCGCACGGTCGAACAGGATGGCAAAACAATCAAACTGCAGATA TGGGATACTGCAGGCCAGGAACGTTTTAGAACTATCACAAGCAGTTACTACCGCGGGGCTCATGGGATCATT GTCGTTTATGATGTCACAGATCAAGAGAGCTTCAATAACGTTAAGCAGTGGTTAAGTGAGATTGACCGCTATGCAAGTGAAAATGTTAACAAGCTACTTGTTGGGAACAAATGTGACCTAACAGCCCAGAAGGTTGTTTCTTATGAGACGGCAAAG GCTTTTGCGGATGAGATTGGGATTCCATTCATGGAGACTAGTGCAAAGAATGCCACCAACGTGGAACAGGCTTTCATGGCCATGGCTGCAGCCATCAAGAACAG GATGGCGAGCCAACCAGCCATGAACAATGCTCGACCTCCGACTGTGAACATCAGGGGACAGCCCGTCAACCAAAAGGCTGGTTGCTGCTCATCTTGA
- the LOC104443637 gene encoding pentatricopeptide repeat-containing protein At4g16835, mitochondrial — protein sequence MNLSSRTRKRHLPGSFKLKIRSLITLRAAPLSSLAAEDPRTDSNDEHNSASFGYSHVPRTPQLVSSGDVSDRREFDEVVESNKQIARCLRANDLDSALRVFDGMRVKTLVTWNSILAGYAKRPEKFQEARRMFDKIPERDAVSYNIMLACYLRTFGLNTARAYFDKMPVKDVASWNTLISGYVRKGEMGRACELFSAMPEKNSVSWSAMISGYVECGDLESAVRFFEAAPIKSVVAWTAMINGYMKSGKVEAAEKLFQEMPGRNLVTWNAVIAGYVENSRAEEGMKLFKNMMGYGIRPNPSTLSSVLLGCSNLSALQLGKQVHQFTIKSPLSSDTTVGTSLISMYWKCGDLRDARKLFLEMPHRDIVSWNAMISGYAQHGLGQVALTFFDEMRNEGIKPDWITFVAVLVACNHAGLVDQGVKFFNSIIKDYRVEVKPDHYSCMVDLLCRAGKLDEAIDLIKRMPFRPHSAIFGTLLGACRIHKNLELAEFAAKSLLNLDPTNVTGYVQLANVYAAMNRWEGVSEIRKSMKQNKVVKTPGYSWIEVKSVVHEFRSGDQIHRELPLIHSKLDALVKKMRLAGYVPDLECALHDVEKEQKEQLLLGHSEKLAIAFGLIKLPPGIPIRVFKNLRICGDCHSAAKYVSAIECREIIVRDTSRFHHFKDGICSCGDYW from the coding sequence ATGAATCTATCAAGCCGCACCAGAAAGCGTCACCTCCCAGGCTCCTTCAAGTTAAAGATCCGATCTTTGATCACCCTCAGAGCcgctcctctctcttccttagCAGCCGAAGACCCACGTACAGATTCGAACGATGAACACAATTCAGCGAGTTTTGGCTATTCCCATGTCCCCAGAACCCCCCAGTTGGTATCCTCCGGTGACGTGAGTGATCGGCGTGAATTCGATGAGGTAGTCGAGTCGAATAAGCAGATCGCTCGGTGCCTTCGAGCCAATGACTTGGATTCTGCTCTCAGAGTGTTCGACGGCATGAGGGTCAAGACGCTTGTCACTTGGAATTCGATTCTTGCCGGGTATGCCAAGAGACCGGAGAAATTTCAGGAAGCCCGCAGGATGTTTGATAAAATTCCTGAACGAGATGCTGTTTCGTATAACATCATGTTGGCTTGTTATTTGAGGACTTTTGGCCTGAACACGGCTCGGGCCTACTTCGATAAAATGCCCGTGAAGGATGTCGCCTCTTGGAACACGTTGATATCGGGGTATGTTCGGAAGGGGGAGATGGGTCGGGCGTGTGAGTTGTTTTCTGCAATGCCTGAGAAGAACAGTGTCTCATGGAGTGCGATGATATCTGGGTATGTGGAGTGTGGTGACCTGGAGTCAGCAGTGAGATTCTTTGAGGCTGCACCAATTAAGAGTGTAGTGGCTTGGACAGCGATGATTAATGGATATATGAAATCTGGAAAGGTCGAAGCTGCGGAAAAGCTATTTCAAGAGATGCCTGGCAGGAATTTGGTGACATGGAATGCAGTTATTGCAGGTTATGTTGAGAATAGTCGTGCTGAGGAGGGTATGAAGCTATTTAAGAACATGATGGGATATGGAATAAGACCCAATCCTTCTACTTTGAGTAGTGTTCTACTGGGCTGTAGCAATTTGTCTGCCTTGCAGTTGGGCAAGCAAGTTCATCAATTTACCATTAAAAGCCCATTAAGTAGCGACACAACCGTGGGCACTTCATTGATCAGCATGTATTGGAAGTGTGGAGATTTGAGGGATGCTAGGAAGTTGTTTCTTGAGATGCCTCATAGGGACATTGTCTCTTGGAATGCGATGATATCAGGGTATGCTCAGCATGGTTTAGGACAAGTAGCTCTTACTTTCTTTGATGAGATGAGAAATGAGGGAATTAAACCAGATTGGATCACTTTTGTTGCTGTATTAGTGGCTTGCAACCATGCCGGGCTGGTTGATCAAGGAGTAAAGTTTTTTAATTCTATAATAAAAGATTATAGAGTTGAAGTGAAACCGGATCACTACTCCTGCATGGTGGACCTCCTGTGTAGAGCTGGAAAATTAGATGAAGCTATAGATTTGATAAAGAGAATGCCTTTTAGACCCCATTCAGCTATATTTGGAACACTTTTGGGTGCGTGCAGGATCCACAAGAACTTGGAGTTGGCTGAATTCGCTGCCAAGAGTTTGCTCAATCTTGATCCTACAAACGTGACTGGTTATGTTCAATTGGCCAATGTTTATGCAGCAATGAACAGATGGGAAGGAGTCAGTGAGATTAGGAAATCGATGAAACAAAATAAGGTGGTCAAAACACCAGGCTATAGTTGGATTGAGGTAAAAAGTGTTGTTCATGAGTTCAGATCAGGAGACCAGATTCACCGTGAACTACCTTTAATACACTCAAAACTGGATGCCTTGGTGAAGAAAATGAGACTAGCAGGATATGTGCCAGATCTTGAATGTGCATTGCATGATGTGGAAAAAGAGCAGAAAGAGCAGCTTCTCCTTGGACACAGTGAAAAGTTGGCTATTGCTTTTGGGCTCATAAAGCTTCCACCAGGAATACCGATCCGGGTTTTCAAGAACTTGAGGATTTGTGGGGATTGCCACAGTGCTGCAAAATACGTATCGGCAATTGAATGTAGAGAGATTATTGTCAGAGATACCTCGAGATTTCATCACTTCAAGGATGGAATTTGCTCCTGTGGAGACTATTGGTAG
- the LOC104443638 gene encoding phospholipase A1-Ibeta2, chloroplastic: MAVSPALPAHNLSVFQAKIPSYRSRISPLNPVTKPRCALLANAEDVARTRRISVGTESTRLHLANLDRLLQKPSTLDPQPPPLQWDIGDVSPPPSKEEEEGAGMGLLEGLNLGRIWPGAKAAEEVSPRHLHRLQRLLSMTPEYSPRNSLAARWREYHGCNDWEGMLDPLDENLRREVVRYGEFVQAAYQAFHTDPATSAQVAPPPRHVALPDRSYKVTKSLYATSSIALPKWVDDVAPDLDWMTQRSSWIGYVAVCEDRREIQRMGRRDIVIALRGTATCLEWAENMRANLVDMPHVGGPLPGAQGQSKVECGFQSLYRTGGAHVPSLAESVVEEVKRLQKLYEGETLSITVTGHSLGAALALLVADELSTCTAESSSSSSSPPHVAVFSFGGPRVGNKAFANRMNAKNVKVLRIVNNQDIITRVPGTFLSEDLEQKLRDTKLQGVLDDNMPWDYSHVGTELRVDTRMSPFLKPDADVACCHDLEAYLHLVDGFSSSSCPFRANAKRSLGRLLKEQASNVKRLYTSKAKALTLKIESRRDHQGMPLSNCLPSPS; this comes from the coding sequence ATGGCGGTCAGTCCGGCTCTTCCTGCTCACAACCTCAGCGTCTTCCAGGCGAAAATTCCGAGCTACAGAAGCCGAATATCCCCATTGAACCCGGTCACGAAGCCCAGGTGCGCGCTTCTGGCGAACGCCGAGGATGTCGCGAGGACGAGGAGGATATCGGTGGGCACCGAGTCGACCAGATTGCACCTCGCGAACCTCGATAGGCTCCTGCAGAAGCCGAGCACCCTCGATCCGCAACCGCCGCCTCTTCAGTGGGATATTGGGGATGTCTCGCCTCCTccgtcgaaggaggaggaggagggagccGGGATGGGCCTGCTGGAGGGCCTCAACTTGGGCAGGATCTGGCCCGGGGCGAAGGCGGCCGAGGAGGTGTCGCCGCGGCACCTCCACCGCCTCCAGCGGCTCCTCTCTATGACGCCCGAGTATTCCCCTCGGAATAGCCTCGCCGCCCGGTGGCGGGAATACCACGGCTGCAATGACTGGGAGGGGATGCTCGACCCGCTCGACGAGAACCTCCGGAGGGAGGTGGTGCGGTACGGGGAGTTCGTGCAGGCGGCCTACCAGGCCTTCCACACGGACCCCGCCACGTCGGCCCAGGTTGCCCCGCCGccgcgccatgtggcgctcccGGACCGGTCCTATAAGGTGACCAAGAGCCTGTACGCCACGTCATCGATCGCCCTGCCCAAGTGGGTGGACGACGTGGCGCCGGACCTGGACTGGATGACGCAGCGGTCGAGCTGGATCGGGTACGTCGCGGTGTGTGAGGACCGGAGGGAGATCCAGCGGATGGGGAGGAGGGACATCGTGATCGCCCTGCGCGGGACCGCCACCTGCCTCGAGTGGGCCGAGAACATGAGGGCGAATCTCGTCGACATGCCTCACGTCGGCGGCCCGTTGCCGGGAGCGCAAGGGCAATCCAAGGTGGAATGCGGGTTCCAGAGCCTGTACCGGACGGGCGGGGCTCACGTCCCGAGCCTGGCCGAGTCGGTGGTCGAGGAGGTGAAGAGGCTCCAGAAACTATACGAGGGCGAGACCCTCAGCATCACCGTCACGGGGCACAGCCTCGGCGCGGCCCTGGCGCTCCTGGTGGCCGACGAGCTTAGCACGTGCACCGCGGAAtcatcgtcgtcctcctcctcgccccCGCACGTGGCAGTGTTCTCCTTCGGTGGGCCTAGGGTAGGTAACAAAGCGTTTGCAAACAGAATGAACGCCAAAAACGTGAAGGTCCTGAGAATAGTGAACAACCAGGACATAATCACGAGGGTCCCTGGCACGTTTCTGAGCGAGGACCTGGAGCAGAAATTGAGGGACACCAAGCTGCAGGGCGTGCTCGACGACAACATGCCGTGGGACTACTCCCACGTCGGCACCGAGCTGAGGGTGGACACAAGGATGTCGCCGTTCCTGAAGCCCGACGCGGATGTGGCGTGCTGCCACGACCTGGAGGCTTACTTGCACTTGGTCGATGGGTTCTCGTCATCGAGCTGCCCGTTCCGGGCCAACGCCAAGAGAAGCCTGGGGAGATTGCTCAAGGAGCAGGCGTCCAATGTGAAGAGATTGTACACGAGCAAGGCCAAGGCCTTAACCTTGAAAATTGAGAGCAGAAGAGATCATCAGGGCATGCCCTTGTCAAATTGCTTGCCAAGTCCATCTTAA